From Clavelina lepadiformis chromosome 9, kaClaLepa1.1, whole genome shotgun sequence, the proteins below share one genomic window:
- the LOC143470609 gene encoding leucine carboxyl methyltransferase 1-like isoform X2 translates to MDRFISYMVPGRIQRKQPEISRGYYARTNSIWLLLKRFLTRCSCTCQIVSLGAGLDTTYWRLGSENMLPIRYIEVDFLDVVVRKIRCISAKVPLHSCLSDFSTQDDESCLHCGSYHLVSADMRNLGELEEKLKQSGIDYSVPTLFLTECVLIYMSPEKSNAIIQWVAEKFSDAAFINYEQIHMNDTFGQVMISNLKARQCLLAGAEACTSLKAMEDRFINVGWHNAQCQDMWSTYNGLPDKRKIEQIEMLDEAELLQQLMEHYCLCVAIKESSDFGLESLLRF, encoded by the exons GGTATTATGCTCGTACTAACTCCATATGGCTGCTTCTGAAAAGGTTTCTCACCAGGTGCAGTTGTACCTGTCAAATTGTAAGCTTAGGTGCTGGATTAGACACAACATATTGGAGACTGGGTTCTGAAAATATGCTTCCAATAAGATATATTGAAGTAGATTTCTTGGATGTTGTTGTAAGAAAGATTCGCTGCATCAG TGCCAAAGTGCCATTGCATTCATGTCTTTCTGACTTCTCAACACAGGACG aTGAATCATGTCTTCACTGTGGGTCGTATCACCTTGTAAGTGCTGACATGAGAAATTTGGGTGAACTTGaggaaaagttaaaacaaagtGGCATAGACTACAG TGTTCCAACACTTTTCCTAACGGAATGCGTTTTGATATACATGTCACCAGAAAAGTCTAACGCTATTATACAATGGGTGGCCGAAAAATTCAGTGACGCTGCATTTATCAATTACGAACAAATTCACATGAACGACACGTTTGGTCAAGTTATGATTTCTAACTTGAAG GCAAGGCAGTGTCTGCTTGCTGGTGCAGAAGCATGTACCAGCCTGAAAGCAATGGAGGACCGATTCATAAACGTCGGCTGGCATAACGCTCAATGCCAGGATATGTGGAGTACATATAATGGTTTGCCAGACAAGCGG aaaattgaacaaattGAAATGTTGGATGAAGCTGAATTACTTCAACAGTTGATGGAACATTATTGCTTGTGTGTAGCAATTAAAGAATCTTCAGATTTTG gttTGGAATCTCTTCTTCGATTTTAA